One region of Peribacillus simplex genomic DNA includes:
- a CDS encoding GntR family transcriptional regulator, whose protein sequence is MKKRYQSLKDHVYNHIAEEIQNGTLLPNHKVNEVALSEKLEVSRTPVREALIQLASENLLEYFPRKGFIVKELDTKNKLDVFQVVGVLDALAASLSIAHITKSDIELMEELVKKIDLSISQKNYSDYQQFQNQFHKVYIDKCKNDTLIDLLNSLQNSFVRQIYLSKDEEKLFAVLEQMNEHHKKMITYFKKEDKENLEQLIKNEHWKITHIDMI, encoded by the coding sequence ATCAAAAAGAGATACCAATCACTTAAAGACCATGTATATAATCATATTGCTGAAGAAATTCAGAATGGAACATTGCTTCCTAATCATAAGGTAAATGAAGTTGCACTAAGCGAGAAGTTAGAAGTAAGCAGAACCCCTGTAAGGGAAGCTTTGATACAATTAGCTTCAGAAAATTTACTTGAGTATTTTCCTCGAAAGGGATTTATCGTTAAAGAACTTGATACAAAGAATAAGCTTGATGTTTTTCAAGTTGTTGGTGTGCTTGACGCCCTAGCAGCCTCATTATCTATAGCGCATATTACAAAGAGTGATATTGAACTAATGGAAGAGCTGGTTAAAAAAATTGACCTGTCAATTTCACAAAAAAATTATTCGGATTATCAGCAATTCCAAAATCAATTCCATAAAGTATATATTGATAAATGTAAAAACGATACATTAATAGACCTTCTTAATTCTTTACAAAACAGTTTTGTTAGACAAATCTATTTGAGCAAAGACGAAGAAAAACTTTTTGCCGTATTAGAACAAATGAATGAACATCATAAAAAAATGATCACTTACTTTAAAAAAGAAGACAAAGAAAATTTAGAGCAACTTATTAAGAATGAGCATTGGAAAATAACACATATTGATATGATATAG
- a CDS encoding cystathionine gamma-synthase family protein, which translates to MSEQNFKDIQAGTKAVWAGEKESLAYNATQVPVVLSVAYNYEDIDEWHEVAIGKKPGYIYNRMTNPTVQALEEKVRILEGAEAAIGFSSGMAAISSTLYTFLRPGDRVISVKDTYGGTNKIFTEFLPNLDVDVQLCNTGNHEEIEAEVAKGCKVLYLESPTNPTMKITDIERMVRAGKSVGALVIIDNTFATPINQNPIQLGVDIVIHSATKFLSGHADALGGVACGTKELMKKVYHYREINGATMDPWSAYLILRGMKTLKLRVRQQEKSAMEIAKYLQKQKLVEAVNYPGLETHPHHHIAKKQMRGFGGILSFVLKGEMDAIKILLPKLQYANKAGNLGAVETIYGPARTTSHVECTLEERQALGIPEGLVRISAGIEDTEDLISDLEQAFAHLESQLPVTVAANKDINNGRGMGYDT; encoded by the coding sequence ATGAGTGAGCAAAACTTTAAAGATATACAAGCCGGTACAAAGGCTGTATGGGCAGGAGAAAAAGAATCTCTTGCTTACAATGCAACTCAAGTTCCTGTGGTGCTAAGTGTTGCCTACAATTATGAGGACATAGACGAGTGGCATGAAGTGGCCATTGGAAAAAAGCCTGGGTATATCTACAATCGCATGACAAATCCCACTGTTCAAGCTCTGGAGGAAAAAGTGAGAATCCTCGAGGGAGCTGAGGCAGCAATTGGTTTCTCATCAGGAATGGCCGCTATAAGCAGCACACTATATACATTTTTAAGACCGGGGGACCGGGTTATATCGGTTAAAGACACTTATGGGGGAACCAATAAAATCTTTACCGAATTCTTACCGAATCTCGATGTAGATGTGCAGTTATGCAACACAGGAAATCATGAAGAAATCGAGGCTGAAGTGGCCAAAGGTTGCAAGGTTTTATATTTGGAGTCTCCAACCAATCCGACGATGAAGATCACTGATATTGAGAGAATGGTAAGAGCCGGAAAATCGGTGGGGGCATTGGTTATCATAGACAATACTTTTGCTACTCCCATTAATCAAAATCCCATTCAATTAGGAGTTGACATTGTAATTCATAGTGCAACTAAATTCTTAAGCGGACATGCCGATGCATTAGGAGGTGTTGCATGCGGTACCAAAGAACTGATGAAAAAAGTCTATCATTATCGAGAAATCAATGGAGCGACGATGGATCCTTGGTCAGCCTATCTTATTTTAAGAGGGATGAAAACGTTAAAACTTCGAGTACGCCAGCAAGAAAAGAGTGCAATGGAAATCGCAAAGTATCTGCAAAAGCAAAAGCTTGTAGAAGCGGTTAATTATCCTGGATTAGAAACACATCCCCATCACCATATTGCAAAGAAACAGATGAGGGGTTTCGGCGGAATTTTAAGTTTTGTATTGAAAGGTGAGATGGATGCAATAAAAATTTTATTGCCAAAATTACAATATGCAAATAAAGCCGGGAATCTTGGAGCTGTTGAAACTATATATGGACCCGCAAGAACGACCAGTCATGTGGAATGTACTCTTGAAGAACGTCAAGCTCTTGGTATCCCGGAAGGATTGGTTCGTATCTCCGCAGGAATTGAGGATACGGAAGATCTTATTTCTGATTTGGAACAAGCTTTTGCCCATTTGGAATCACAACTACCAGTAACGGTAGCTGCAAATAAAGATATTAATAATGGAAGAGGTATGGGATATGACACATAA
- a CDS encoding homoserine dehydrogenase, translated as MTHKIALLGFGVVGQGLAEILQDKGESLRSELGFDAKIVAISDVMKGSLYHPEGLDISQVLQVVKETGKLESYPETPGLIRGWDSFKTILESNADTIVEITFTDVKTGQPAIDHCKTAFESKKNVVMSNKGPVSLAYQELAELAKKNDVRWGFEGTVMSGTPALKMPLVSLAGNNIFELRGILNGTTNYILTKMEEGLSYKDALIEAQALGYAEADPTSDVEGYDSQYKATILANVVMNIPMKREEVECVGISHLTHQDIQWAKSAGKRWKLIAECKKDGDKVIAKVGPEAIPLTDPLAGVLGAQNAITYNCDLAGPITLIGAGAGRKETGFSILIDLINMSRGQL; from the coding sequence ATGACACATAAAATTGCTTTGCTTGGATTTGGCGTAGTCGGACAAGGATTGGCAGAAATTTTACAAGATAAAGGTGAGTCTTTACGCAGTGAACTTGGCTTTGATGCTAAAATTGTTGCAATTTCCGATGTCATGAAGGGCTCTCTTTATCACCCTGAAGGGTTGGATATCTCTCAAGTATTACAAGTTGTAAAGGAAACGGGAAAGCTGGAGAGCTACCCTGAAACCCCTGGGTTGATAAGGGGATGGGACAGCTTTAAGACAATCCTTGAGAGTAATGCGGATACCATCGTAGAGATCACTTTCACGGATGTAAAGACTGGACAACCTGCCATCGATCATTGTAAGACGGCATTTGAAAGTAAAAAGAACGTAGTAATGAGCAATAAAGGTCCCGTTTCTTTAGCTTACCAAGAACTAGCTGAGTTGGCCAAAAAGAATGATGTGCGGTGGGGCTTCGAAGGTACTGTTATGAGTGGAACACCAGCATTGAAAATGCCTCTCGTCTCATTGGCGGGAAATAACATTTTTGAATTGCGGGGGATTTTAAATGGAACGACTAATTATATTTTGACCAAAATGGAAGAAGGATTGAGCTATAAGGATGCATTAATTGAGGCACAAGCTCTTGGCTATGCAGAGGCAGATCCTACTAGCGATGTAGAGGGATATGATTCTCAGTATAAAGCTACTATTCTTGCTAATGTTGTAATGAATATTCCGATGAAACGTGAGGAAGTAGAATGTGTAGGAATTAGTCATCTTACACATCAAGACATTCAATGGGCAAAGTCTGCAGGGAAAAGGTGGAAGCTTATTGCTGAATGTAAAAAGGATGGTGATAAAGTAATCGCAAAGGTAGGTCCTGAAGCTATACCTCTTACAGATCCTCTAGCTGGGGTTTTGGGAGCACAAAACGCTATTACGTATAACTGTGACTTAGCCGGTCCGATTACGTTGATTGGTGCCGGAGCTGGTCGCAAAGAAACAGGATTCTCTATTCTGATTGATTTAATCAATATGAGTCGTGGGCAATTATGA
- a CDS encoding aldehyde dehydrogenase family protein translates to MTLIEALTKKNKMFLAGKWVSGEKIIEVLDPQDNSLIATVPAANEKDVLHSIEEAKKGAKIAADMPTHERIAILNRAADWIYEHKEKYAMTIAREGSKTIKEARKEVVRCIETLRISAEEARRINGETISFDQMPGSEDRMGYYYRFPVGIIVAITPFNDPLNLVAHKVGPAIASGNAIIVKPAPATPLSALLLAEAFEKAGLPPKVLSVITGYPSDMGESLITHSAIRMISFTGGLATGQAIMQKAGLKKMNLELGSNSPVIVLEDADLEEAVESTVSGAFWAAGQNCLGVQRLYVQEDIYRDFVGKFVNRTQQYRVGNKLSEETDMGPMISEKEAKRVESWVNEAVGKGAKLLCGGKRQGSFYYPTVLENVPADCKLATEEVFGPVVTIHSVPDLDTAIFQSNNVDFGLQAGIFTRDLNRAFGAIRELDVGGVMVNDSSDYRIDAMPFGGVKGSGLGREGIKFALQEMTETKVVCFKVSSKR, encoded by the coding sequence ATGACACTTATTGAAGCGCTTACAAAGAAAAATAAGATGTTTCTTGCTGGAAAATGGGTATCCGGCGAAAAAATAATTGAAGTGCTCGATCCACAGGATAATAGTTTAATTGCAACCGTTCCTGCTGCTAATGAGAAGGATGTACTTCATTCCATTGAAGAGGCAAAAAAAGGAGCGAAAATAGCCGCGGACATGCCAACACATGAAAGAATCGCCATTCTAAATCGTGCTGCCGATTGGATTTATGAGCATAAGGAAAAATATGCAATGACCATCGCCCGTGAGGGAAGTAAGACCATTAAAGAGGCGAGAAAAGAAGTGGTGCGTTGTATCGAAACACTTCGAATTAGCGCAGAAGAAGCAAGGCGAATTAATGGCGAAACGATTTCGTTTGACCAAATGCCTGGAAGTGAAGATCGCATGGGTTATTATTATCGTTTCCCTGTTGGGATTATTGTAGCTATAACGCCTTTCAACGATCCATTAAATCTTGTTGCCCATAAAGTGGGACCCGCTATTGCTTCTGGAAATGCCATCATCGTAAAACCGGCACCCGCTACACCTTTAAGTGCTCTTTTATTGGCAGAAGCCTTTGAAAAAGCAGGTTTACCGCCTAAAGTATTGTCCGTCATTACGGGGTATCCAAGTGATATGGGCGAGAGTCTGATTACTCATTCAGCCATACGAATGATTTCTTTCACAGGAGGTCTCGCCACTGGCCAAGCTATCATGCAAAAGGCAGGTTTGAAAAAGATGAATTTGGAGCTGGGATCGAACTCACCGGTTATCGTTCTGGAAGACGCTGACTTAGAAGAAGCGGTTGAATCGACAGTATCCGGCGCCTTTTGGGCAGCAGGTCAAAATTGCCTGGGAGTGCAAAGATTATATGTTCAAGAAGATATTTATAGGGACTTTGTTGGAAAGTTTGTTAACCGTACTCAACAGTATCGAGTAGGCAATAAACTCTCAGAGGAAACCGACATGGGGCCTATGATTTCAGAGAAAGAAGCAAAGCGAGTTGAGAGTTGGGTTAATGAAGCTGTTGGGAAAGGCGCAAAATTGCTGTGTGGCGGCAAACGTCAAGGTTCTTTTTACTATCCAACTGTTTTAGAGAATGTTCCAGCAGATTGTAAGCTGGCAACTGAAGAAGTTTTCGGACCAGTTGTTACCATTCACAGTGTGCCCGATCTGGATACCGCCATTTTCCAATCTAACAATGTGGATTTCGGCTTGCAAGCAGGCATATTCACTCGTGACTTAAATAGGGCGTTTGGAGCTATACGTGAATTGGATGTAGGCGGGGTTATGGTAAATGACAGCTCTGATTATCGTATAGATGCTATGCCTTTTGGGGGAGTGAAGGGTTCTGGTTTAGGCCGTGAAGGAATAAAGTTTGCACTTCAAGAAATGACTGAAACAAAAGTGGTTTGTTTTAAAGTTTCGAGCAAAAGATGA
- a CDS encoding amino acid permease has protein sequence MLDANSTDQNQLKRSMKSRHLFMISLGGVIGTGLFLSTGNTINQAGPGGTILAYLVGGLIMYLVMLCLGELTVAMPVTGSFQTYATRFVGPATGFTIGWLYWLTWVVTVGSEFTASGLLMKRWFPETSVWMWSALFAIILFLLNAFSVKFFAETEFWFAGIKVITIIFFIILGGAAMFGFIPMNGSAAAPMLSNFTGEGGLFPNGLLPIFITMISVNFAFSGTELIGITAGESENPEKDIPLTIRNVIWRTIFFFVGAIFVLSGLISWKEAGVIESPFVMVFDSIGIPYAADIMNFVIITALLSVANSGLYASTRMLWSLSNEKMINPFLGRVTSKGVPFNALIVSMAVACLSLFSSVVAPDTVYMVLVAISGFAVVAVWMGIALSQYVFRKHYLKAGGDIKDLKFRTPLYPYVPIAAFVLCFASIVGLAFDQSQRIALYCGIPFIALCYLVYYIKNRGNKNQIDSYGESDQYVENIK, from the coding sequence ATGCTAGACGCCAATAGTACCGATCAAAATCAGTTGAAGCGTTCAATGAAAAGCAGGCACTTGTTCATGATTTCGCTAGGTGGGGTAATTGGAACGGGTCTTTTTCTAAGTACAGGTAATACGATTAATCAGGCTGGACCGGGAGGAACGATTCTCGCTTATTTGGTTGGTGGGCTTATCATGTATCTAGTCATGCTATGCCTTGGCGAATTAACTGTAGCTATGCCGGTAACCGGTTCGTTTCAAACATATGCTACGAGGTTTGTGGGTCCTGCTACCGGATTTACCATTGGTTGGCTCTACTGGCTTACATGGGTAGTTACGGTAGGTTCGGAATTTACTGCATCCGGTCTGCTGATGAAGAGATGGTTCCCTGAAACTTCCGTCTGGATGTGGAGCGCACTCTTCGCGATTATACTTTTTCTGCTGAACGCCTTTTCTGTAAAATTTTTCGCGGAAACTGAATTTTGGTTTGCCGGCATTAAAGTAATTACTATTATTTTCTTTATCATATTAGGTGGAGCAGCGATGTTTGGCTTCATTCCTATGAACGGGAGTGCAGCTGCTCCGATGCTTTCTAATTTTACCGGGGAAGGGGGCCTTTTTCCAAATGGACTCCTTCCGATATTTATAACCATGATTTCCGTGAATTTCGCCTTTTCAGGAACAGAGCTTATCGGCATTACTGCTGGAGAAAGTGAAAACCCGGAAAAAGACATTCCACTAACCATTAGAAATGTAATTTGGCGCACTATTTTTTTCTTTGTTGGTGCCATATTTGTGCTATCTGGATTAATCTCCTGGAAAGAAGCGGGAGTGATTGAAAGTCCGTTCGTTATGGTTTTTGATAGCATAGGGATACCTTATGCAGCCGATATCATGAACTTTGTTATTATTACAGCTTTACTGTCAGTAGCAAATTCCGGTCTCTATGCATCTACCCGTATGTTATGGTCTCTTTCAAACGAGAAGATGATAAATCCTTTCTTAGGAAGGGTAACGTCAAAAGGAGTTCCGTTTAATGCTTTGATTGTAAGTATGGCAGTAGCCTGCTTGTCATTATTCTCTAGTGTAGTTGCACCGGATACAGTTTATATGGTGCTTGTGGCTATATCTGGATTTGCGGTTGTTGCAGTATGGATGGGAATTGCATTATCACAGTATGTTTTCCGTAAACATTATCTTAAAGCGGGTGGCGATATTAAAGATTTAAAATTTCGTACACCACTTTACCCTTATGTGCCCATAGCCGCTTTTGTTTTATGTTTCGCTTCTATTGTAGGTCTTGCTTTCGATCAGAGCCAACGGATTGCCCTGTATTGTGGAATACCATTCATTGCTTTATGCTATCTTGTCTACTATATAAAAAATCGGGGAAATAAGAATCAAATAGATTCTTATGGTGAATCAGATCAATATGTTGAGAATATTAAGTAG
- a CDS encoding PaaI family thioesterase, which produces MEKSFEGNALLQVLTEGKQPPNCDLTLQIKANYAQEGIARGVWKVDEKFINGNGVAMGGFVTSAADIIMAYAISSKLSIGQSFASIDLHTTFHRPVRLGDVQVEAKVDRIGKKTAYLLADLFQDDKKVASVVSSVMIL; this is translated from the coding sequence ATGGAGAAATCATTTGAAGGAAACGCACTTTTACAAGTTTTAACAGAGGGAAAACAGCCTCCGAATTGTGATTTAACGTTACAGATTAAAGCAAATTATGCCCAGGAAGGAATTGCAAGGGGTGTATGGAAAGTGGATGAAAAATTTATAAACGGAAACGGTGTAGCAATGGGTGGATTTGTCACTTCTGCGGCAGATATTATAATGGCTTATGCTATTTCTTCTAAATTAAGTATCGGACAATCATTCGCATCTATTGATTTACATACTACCTTTCATCGGCCAGTAAGATTAGGAGACGTACAGGTTGAAGCAAAAGTAGATCGAATCGGAAAAAAAACAGCTTATCTACTCGCTGATTTATTTCAAGATGATAAAAAAGTGGCAAGCGTTGTGTCATCAGTTATGATTCTTTAA